One Papaver somniferum cultivar HN1 chromosome 10, ASM357369v1, whole genome shotgun sequence genomic window carries:
- the LOC113318212 gene encoding transmembrane protein DDB_G0292058-like, with the protein MLSFRLQTSFLLLPTLLLIISCCVSHGVSQSFNHQEMVVGRELLQTIDGNEVLVDNSTLILAERRTFRKDPLDNMKRYRGGWNISEKHYWASVGFTAVPLFAIAAIWFVLFGITLCFICTCYCCCPREPYGYSRLAYALSLIFLIFFTIMAIIGCVVLYTGQGKFYGSTTRTFGFILEKGDVVVNNLRNISEYLDSAQNITIDRVFLPSDMQTKIDDIQTKINSSANSLATRTDNNKDKIQDALDTVRIVLIIVSAVMLFLAFLGFLFSILGMKFIVSILVIIGWILVAGTFILCGIFLLLHNVTADTCIAMNEWVQHPTAHTALDDILPCVDNATAAETLLRTKEATSELVGVVNQVITNVSNNNFAPSFFPFYFNQSGPKVPVLCNPFNADFTDRGCSPGEVDFNNATKVWQSYVCDVSSTDICTTVGRITPKFYTQMSAAVNVSYGLYAYGPFLVDLEDCTFVRDTFSTIGTDYCPGLRRYSQWIYVGLVLVSSAVMLSLIFWVIYARERRHRVYTKQFLVQSGQGTHGEHKGA; encoded by the exons ATGTTATCCTTTAGATTACAGACCAGTTTCCTTCTACTACCAACTCTTCTCCTCATAATCTCCTGCTGTGTCTCTCATGGAGTTTCTCAGTCTTTTAATCACCAAG AAATGGTGGTGGGTAGAGAATTGTTACAGACAATTGATGGAAATGAAGTGTTGGTAGATAATTCAACATTGATTCTAGCTGAAAGGAGGACATTCAGGAAAGATCCTCTTGATAATATGAAGAGGTATAGAGGTGGTTGGAATATCAGTGAAAAGCATTATTGGGCT TCTGTAGGATTTACAGCTGTTCCATTATTTGCTATTGCTGCAATCTGGTTTGTTCTCTTTGGAATAACCTTGTGTTTCATTTGTACCTGTTATTGCTGCTGTCCGAGGGAACCATATGGCTATTCTAGACTTGCATATGCTCTCTCACTTATATTTCTGATATTCTTCACCATTATGGCAAT CATTGGATGTGTTGTCCTGTACACTGGTCAAGGCAAATTTTATGGAAGTACAACACGTACATTCGGATTTATTTTGGAGAAGGGGgatgttgtggtgaacaacctTAGAAACATTTCCGAGTATCTTGATTCAGCTCAGAATATCACGATAGACAGGGTTTTCTTACCTTCTGATATGCAGACTAAGATTGACGACATTCAAACAAAAATTAATTCTTCAGCTAACAGTCTTGCAACTCGTACGGACAATAATAAGGATAAGATACAAGATGCCTTGGACACTGT GAGAATTGTTCTTATCATCGTATCTGCTGTAATGCTCTTTTTGGCATTTCTTGGATTTT TGTTCTCTATTCTTGGGATGAAATTTATTGTGTCCAT CTTGGTTATCATTGGATGGATTCTTGTTGCTGGCACATTTATCCTTTGTGGAATATTTCTCCTTCTTCACAA CGTTACTGCAGACACGTGTATAGCAATGAATGAATGGGTTCAACACCCGACTGCTCATACAGCTCTTGATGATATCTTGCCGTGTGTGGATAATGCTACTGCAGCTGAGACCTTGTTACGAACCAAAGAAGCTACAAGTGAATTGGTCGGCGTGGTGAACCAAGTCATCACCAACGTCTCTAACAACAACTTTGCACCAAGCTTCTTTCCATTTTACTTCAACCAATCTGGTCCAAAGGTTCCTGTTCTATGCAACCCCTTTAATGCTGATTTTACTGATCGGGGATGTTCGCCCGGTGAAGTAGATTTTAACAATGCAACAAAG GTGTGGCAGAGTTATGTCTGCGACGTTTCATCAACAGATATTTGTACAACAGTCGGCCGCATAACCCCTAAGTTTTACACCCAGATGAGTGCAGCAGTTAATGTGAGCTATGGGCTTTATGCTTATGGTCCATTCCTAGTTGACCTTGAAGACTGCACATTTGTGAGGGACACATTCTCAACAATTGGTACAGATTATTGTCCTGGGTTACGACGATATAGCCAATGGATCTATGTTGGGTTGGTTTTGGTTTCATCTGCGGTGATGCTTTCCTTGATCTTCTGGGTTATCTATGCTAGAGAAAGACGTCACCGTGTTtataccaaacaatttttagttcaatcagGTCAGGGTACGCACGGAGAACACAAGGGTGCTTAG